In one window of Paenibacillus thermoaerophilus DNA:
- the ispF gene encoding 2-C-methyl-D-erythritol 2,4-cyclodiphosphate synthase, with the protein MIRIGQGFDVHQLTEGRKCIIGGVEIPYEKGLLGHSDADVLLHAIADAVLGALALGDIGKHFPDTDPAFKDADSVKLLRHCWSLARERGYRLGNVDATIIAQAPKMAPHIPRMAEVIAGALEADVSQVNVKATTSERLGFTGRGEGIAAQAVVCLVKAVLS; encoded by the coding sequence ATGATACGAATCGGACAAGGATTTGACGTGCATCAACTGACGGAAGGCCGCAAGTGCATCATCGGCGGCGTGGAGATTCCTTACGAGAAAGGTCTGCTCGGCCACTCCGACGCGGACGTGCTGCTGCACGCCATCGCGGATGCAGTGCTGGGAGCGCTCGCGCTGGGCGATATCGGCAAGCATTTTCCCGACACCGATCCGGCGTTCAAAGACGCCGACAGCGTGAAGCTGCTGCGCCACTGCTGGTCGCTGGCCCGCGAGCGCGGGTACCGGCTGGGCAACGTGGACGCGACGATTATCGCGCAAGCGCCGAAGATGGCTCCGCATATCCCGCGGATGGCCGAAGTGATCGCCGGAGCGCTGGAGGCGGACGTGTCGCAGGTGAATGTCAAAGCGACCACTTCGGAGCGTCTCGGCTTCACGGGACGGGGCGAAGGGATTGCCGCTCAGGCTGTTGTTTGTCTTGTCAAGGCTGTGCTATCATGA